TGCTTGGCTTTCGAAAGGGACGTTTTTAACGAGTTCGAGATACGTTTGCCGCTTGCTTTAGAGGAAATCCCTTTTTTCTTACCTATCCCACCATGTTTacccaattttcttttctttccatgaAGAACTCTACGTTTGGTACTTTTCTTAgactttctcttccttttagaGTTCATTTTATAAGCTCCAACATTGTCTAACATCGAATCGTCTGGTTTCAAAGTTTGCGAGATATTAGCTTCGAGATTGAAGATGGTTCCaactttttcttcgacgttGTTACAACGATTTTTTGATGACATCGAATCGGTAATATAACTATCAATGTAACGATTGGTTTCAGTAACTTGTAAATTGGAAAATGTTCCATTAGAGTTAGAAGATACGTTTTGATAATTTGAAGTATTGTAATAATCATTAGATCTTTTCGATAATCTAACGTgcctttttcttatcgatcggTGTTCCGCGTTTGAAGATTTTCTTGGAAAAGAATTGGCTAGGTCttcgaaataattacttttcaaATGTATCAATGACTGACGTTTGTCCGGCTTAACAAACTTGAAATCGGTTCTTTTTACTCGTATGTGCGTGTCGTTCGACGATTCCTCTAAATCGGAATGCTTGTCGATGTCGTCGAAAAGTGTAGGTTTCTCGAGATCTAATAACGTCTTTTCTTTAACAGACtgttttatatcgaaaaacgaACTCGTCGTAGTCATCGTCTCTTCGGATGCATTCACGTTTGAGGATAACTTCTTAACATTCAAAATAGAATTCGATGTTAAATCGTTATGATTTTCGTTAGGAATTAGATGCTGCTGATAACGATGTGATAAACTGAAGGCTCTCTTTTGACGTCTTTTACTTTCCACTATCGTTAATATAGAAAACACGATCAACGGAATCCACATCCATTTGTAGCAACACAGTTTCACCATAACACAGTAGCCTAATAACATCGATTTCTACAGCATTTTAGATCGCACTTAATTTAATATAGTGgcacattttcattattcctcaacgtgatatttataaatcactCGTACGACGCGTCATGATACAAGTGACAATCTTACTCggttataaaaatcgataccTCTTGACGATGTGaatatagtagatatataaataagaaatattttaaataggaATTAGTATTATTGCAAAAGGAAATGTCTTTAATTTGCGGTATGATTTTGAATTTACCGCGCAATATCAATCAATTCGTAGGTCGCCCTATAATGTACGAGCATTTTCGTTACCACGTGACCACTGTCTGCTTCCTGTCGGCTCGATTAGCGATTGGCATTCAAAACACTTTAACACGACTGTAACATTTTCCAATATCTTCATTCGCATCGCATTGTAGAAAACAGAATTTGGACTTTGAACCTTTGGTAAGTTTTCCGATTTGTGctgcacacatatataggcAAAACGATTCTCAAAAAGAGTTCGTCACGAGGTTGGAGGGGGGAACCATAACCTCTACATAGAAACTCTCTATTCGAGATTATCAAAATGGCGTGTTACGGTACTTGAACGAGTAGTTGGATCATATTTCGGTCTCGTGTAGTGCTAAATTCTTCGTTATCGAAAGTCTTACATGTAAAAAATTCAGTCCCTCTGTCGCGAGAAAAATTGAggtagaaaaaaggagaaggaataTTATGACACTATTATCGCGGGTCTCATCGTAGGTAGTTTTGTTTCATCTCGTATTGCAAGGTACAAACTCGATAATGCAGGAAATCCTTCTGGCAGCATTCTCCGTGATATCGAGTCTACTGATCGTATTTGGCCTCGTATTATTGGGTAAGGATAAATGAGCAAGAAACACAAGgaggaaataattattaatataaacaagCTGCTGATcttaattttatgattatacgAATCTCTGAATTTAATGAATAGGTATTTAACCTACATCTCACGTGTACGCACAAATAATGCAATGTTATTGTTTCGATTAGATATTAGATAATTTAGATAAAATTGATCGTAgtaactattatatttataatttttgtaggCTGGTACTTAGTTTGGAAGTTCTTCCTTTCACGATTCCGGTTTGTTCGTGAATTACTCGGTGGAATGAGCGAGTCTTCATCGGTCAATGATTTGAAGAATGGTCGATCTCGTATAAAGAAAGTTCGTCGGGATTAACTTCTACACTGTGTTGCATTGTAAAAGAATTAGCTTGTGAACAAAACCATTTACAAAAAGAGCTGTAGTCAGGATTATCTAATCTGGAATCGTattcaaagagaaaacatCAAAATGTCTATAAACATACGCTGTGCAAACACGGATGATTTATTGAACATACAACATTGCAATTTGCAATGTTTACCTGAAaattatcaaatgaaatattaccTTTATCATGCTTTATCTTGGCCGCAATTGAGTTATGTAGcagaagatgaaaaaggaaggataGTAGGATATGTTCTGGCTAAAATGGAAGAGGATTGCGAAGACAATCCACACGGACACATAACCAGTTTAGCTGTGAAACGATCTCACAGAAGACTGGGCATTGCACAAAAACTTATGAATCAAGCCTCCAGAGCAATGGTGGAGTGCTTTGGTGCAAATTACGTTTCATTACATGTACGTAGAAGCAATCGAGCAGCTTTAAATCTCTACATAAGCAGTTTAAATTTTGAGATCTCTGAAGTCGAACCCAAATATTATGCGGACGGTGAAGATGCGTACGCCATGAAGCGTGATCTTAAATTTTTCCAtctggaaaaagaagaagtattcAAAGACGCTTATACGGACATTCATTCAGGGAGATGCTGCGATCATTCATAGTTGGATTGGAATATTTATACACGCTTGTATATAAATTGATCATCGAATGAATTGTGGTGTATTACGTTAACATAACACCATAGTATTTTGTGTCATTTTCAATCAAGAATCACACgtggaaaacaaaaagaaaagaaaatgttcaaTGGTTTATTTTAACCGACTGAATGTTCTACCAATGTGTCATggagaaaatttaaaaaaagatatgaaaaatgtcgttgcaaatgttttatatattatcatgaAGATATCTGTTAGTGATTAAACGTGGGAATTGAAGGCGTTATCGAATTGATTCTACATTCTATGGTGCATATTTGATTAATAGTTTgtaacagaagaaaaaaaatattgcctGTAATTACTTTAAATACAATGTACTTGAAacatgtaatttttaatatgcaAAGTATCTcaggaaatataaaatttctctttaaacGTTAGGCATTATTGTTAtagttcatttttattttataaccaAAATTAATGCGGGGAAAAAAATCAAGCGGATACCAATaccttattaaattttctttcagggGACGAGTACctataagaataaaaacaatttcgaTCTTTGTgacattttgaaatttattcattcgttcgaaataaaattcgtgGCAATTCGATAAATGCTTCCTGTAAATACTTCTTTGAGTACAATTTGACACTTAAAAATTACATCTGACATTGCACGATTCTTTAATACGTTTACTCCATTGTTGCATTTGGCTATCATATCTTGTATTCTATtttgtgtatacatatgtcgCTTTTAATAGGATTAATTATAATGTGTATAAATACGTCTATGTACATTAAACGATCTTAAAACAACGCGATCGATCCATTTCGAAAGACATGCTGCCCGAAGAATAACTTAAACGTTCACGTACAAAGTATTATTGGATCGTAAGTATCGTCAGGAACAAAGTCGTTGGTGTTTGTATTTCGTTCGACTCTTAAGCACAGCATTAAGGAGCGCGTCGACATTAACGCGCTTTTTCTCCCACTCAACGAATGCAATTATTTGTAATCTTTTGCTCGAacgatataaagataaaaaaataggtAGGCGTACGAGCAATCCTAACGACGTTATCGTAGCTATGATATTTGCGAACAAATTGATCCAGGTACAATGTACAAAAGGGAAATGAGAAAAGCGGATGATGCTAAATGATTCTGAGATAATTGAAACAGTAATATGCTGCGCGTACGTTTCGATAGAAAgaatatcaatcgatataatattactgCCTGTTGGTGTCTTAAAAAGACAATGAATCGACATGTATGATGAGCACCTAATGGTTTAACCatctatattatatgtatatgcaaatTCTAAATATACAAGAACGCTATGTAATCCGCACAAATGCAATATTTTACAGAACACTgccaataaattataatacactCCTCGTCGATGAGAGATCACGCGCATAGGCTTACGTTATTCTCGCTCGATTATACAATCTCTAAAAAATAAAGTGCGATATAAACTATTCACCATTACGTACAATTTCGTACTCTAATAGCAATTAGCGTCGCAAAATCTGCTGAGGTATTTCTGTTTTGTGCTCGAACAGCTGCGCACGCTTATTTTGATCCGATATAAAGGGACTTCAATCTTTCTAAACGATCGTATTAATCACAAAATTGCTGCCGAATGACcagtaattatataaatacggCTCGTTATCGATATTTCATGTCAAGATCCGTCATGAAGGCGGAAGAAAATGGAACTTTGTTGCACACTTCTTACTTATTACTCTTTTAATCGTAGCACTAATTATTATAGTCATTGTCTCTAGTGATCCGTgtcgtttattaattatttagaatttcGGAACTTCGGTATAGGCTGTTTTGGAAGAGCTGTAGAAATATACGGATATTCAACCGATAAAATACGTCGAAAATCCGACATCGTAAAAGTTTTGTATAAAATCCGGtgttacataaaaatttactttaattCTATAAACTAAACTAATATCAATCAATATTTTCGAGTGAATGTGACCGTTGTAAAGAAGATCcgatctttgatttttttttcttttttcttttttttttctttttatcaatttgtGCAAATTGCTTGTTCGTTTTGTTTGATCCGTTAAAATCGTTCAGAAACTTTCAAAAGGCAGTTCGTTATATAGCGGGTAATAATTATTAGCAAATTTCGATTTGTTCCGAACGCAGCACTCGTAATTAGCACGAAAGGACAAGTTTGTGTATTCGACGTACGGATTTCGTATCTACTCGAAAAATGACACGGTTACGTTTCCTCTATAAAATACTACGATATCTTTAATTCTcgaatacatttatataaatcttttttttctgtttttttttgttctttttacttttttcttattttttttctttttcattggtCTCCCTTCCCTACTACTATACCTGTGCTTTGGCAGTTGcgtatttctaataaatcgtAGGCCTAAAGACtccttatttttaaaaagaagaaaaagggagatgTTCAAGTTccgagaatatttttctctttcgtcttatCTGTTCATCCAAAAAAGACACGTCCAACGGCTATACTCTTATTCATTTAATCGTCAAAATCCAGGTCAGTTAACGTCACAGCAAACGATATTAAACTCCCTGACGGTCGGCCGACAATATTACGACGTTATTGATTATCGTCTCTAAACATTCACGTTGTAGGACCTTCAAACACCTTCGAGTTACTATAGAACGATCTAAGAGACATTgattttcttgttctctccTCAACACAGTGAAGAAATTCATGTTAGAGTCACGTCTCTACTTCCTATCGACGTTTCacggtctctttctctctctctctctctttctctctcgctcgctctcgctctttatctttctaccTTTCGTTATCCAATCACGTTTTGCTAGtgcaaaaataaattcatggTTGCTGCGCAGCATGTATCATGGCGACTTTGAGATCTTTGGCCAAGTGAGAAACGTCAACGACGCTATCGACCATCTCTTGTACCGCAGTCACGCTAGGAAAGAATTGTGCCGCCTGTTTCGTCTTCGAGACGGTCTGTGCGAGTGCTTCGTTGAGGGCGTTCGCACATTGAAGAACTCGCGTTCTCACGTCGTTTCTCGTCACGTTCCTGTGCACGGTGTCACCAATGTGAACGAGTCGATGGGCGCTAAGGACGACGAATTTGCCGTGTGCCAGAAAGACCTGAGCAAGTAAAcgattatatgatataataaaaataccaaTTTGATTAGATAAGTtaagagaagataaagagtTCCTGGGACATACCTTGGGTGGCTGATTATGCTCGACGGTTTGCAAGAAGGCGTCAATGGCGTGAGTTAGGTGTGCACCGTGTGTGATCACCTGAGCCGCGTAGAAAGCCAACAATTGTTTGTCGTTGGGATCCATGGGCGTCGGTGTCGTAGGTGGCATTTGAATGGCCGCATTGTCCGCCTCGGACACTAGTAGATCGTAACTGCTACGGAGTTCCTGAGGTAAGGATGCTCTTAGTTCCTCTCGTTGCTTCGCCACGATCTCTCTCGAGTCGAGATTAACGTAATCGTAATCTTCCCCAGCGccgctgttgttgctgctgcccGTCGAGATGATGGATGATCGTTTGAACAACAACGTGGAATTTCCCTAGGATAAACAGGTTACTTTATTATATCACAATGGATCTAATATTATCGCGATCGGGATACTTTCATTCGGAAGCATGGATAGAACATAGAAAGGACAATAGGTAGCGTGAAGAGATAAGGAAAGATCGTGCGCGTTATCGCAACTGGAAGATGCTCACCTGAATGAAACTGGCGACCTGACGAACGTCTTCCGTGAGTGCTCGGGCGCACGCGATCAGCTGATCGAGTGGATCCGGTTGAACCGTCGGCAGAAGGGAAGGTGGTGGCCCGTTCGTAGGTGTCGGCGTGTCACCACCACCGCGACAGAGCTTACCCGCGTCCCATTCCATCGTGTCCAACTCGGTGGCGGCTTCCTGCACGAGCTTGTCGGAGTCACGAAGTGCCTTAACCAGAGGCCGTAATTTCGTTGCAAGACCCTTGTCCGGCGCTTTAGCCGCGTTACCGAGCGTACCTACGTGCGTAATGCGGACCACTTCAATCGATCGGATGTATTCATCTTGATACCGTTTAATATTACAACTCAATGGTTCCGAGCAATACCTTCGGCAAATTCAGCGAGATCGTGTAACGACGTTCTCAATCTCAATGCTGCGAGCCTCAAATCCATCAATGTAGCATCCAGTCGTTGCGGCGTTCTCCAGCCAGGACTAACGAAACCCAATAACCTGGCTATCGCTGCTGAAGCTTCGCTCTGCAACCTTTGAAGACCTTCCAGCGCGGCATCCAATTCCAATGGAAGTTCCTTGTTAATCGGTACGTCGTAAATTTGCTGCGTTTGCATAGGAGGTGGCGGTGGCGTTGGCGTTTTAGGGACCGGTGTGTTGTGCCGTGATGGTAACGACGATGCTGGAAGACGTGGCCGTGGCACGTCGTAATCTGGAGCGGCGAGGCTCGATCTgagagaatgtttatataattaaataaacgaaataaaggaaaaagagaaaatatgagaTAGGTAATCAATTTACCTATTAGATCCACTGAGCGATCCATCGTTGGTCAGACTGGAAGCTGAACTACTTGGTGTCAATGGTTGTAAAGGTCGTGGTACGTCGTAACAATCTAAAGGAGTGATGCCAGAGCCACCAGAACAATTCGAGTTGGGAGTGCAGGATGTCGGTGGCCTTGGAATATCGTAGCAAGATGGGGCAGGACTCGGACTACTTGCAGGAGATGGAATCACAGGAATTGCTCGCGGTGGAACATCGTAACAGTCGGTCACGTCACCACCATTGTCGACGGAGCTTCTGGCGCTTGTCATGTATCGTCCTGCGAACGTGCAAAATCATGCTCGATTGTGGTTACTCGAGTTAACAAAagctagaaaaaagaaacacgaagaaaagaaaagaaaaaaaaaagaagaagaaaaagagaaaaagacatcATGCCTAAGCGAGATTAGATCTTAGAAAATACGTAGTTGGTTTGGCGCGAAGCAACGGTTATCGAGAGTTATCGTGATGTTCGTGACGTCGTGTAAGAGTAAACGAGGTCACTCGGACTGTTGTCGACGAGATCGAAGCGCGAAATCTTCCCTCCGGCTCCAGGAAGTTATGTTCCAACGATCGACGAGGATCGTTTAAGATGTCTCCACGAGATCTCGAGGTAATGCATCGGCTTATCGGATTCCGATCGCCTCGCTTCCTGATAGATGCTTCTCTacctcgtttctttctatttctccaaCGTACTCGAACTAAATGCGATAAATCACTGttccttctcttatttttcaaatgaaatatttgtcgGTTTTTTATCGACAGAATCGCGTATTACAATCATCTCGCAACTAacaatcattaataaattttatcttaccCCTTTTAATCAAAATCGAGTTAATGATTATCGTACCTGTATTGTGCAAATGTTCGTTGTTCGAATTGAGGGGTGAATCGTGTCTGGAGGGTGGTGCAGGACTTCCGCGACTCGCTGGTAAATCGTACAGGTACACGTCGCCGCACTTTTGCGGTGTCACGAcctgtgaaaaaaaaagacaaagagaaagatcaaaGGACGTTCGATTACAACGGGACTAATAATAAACGGATAAAGGGATAAAACAACCCTCGCGTAGCTTTTCCCTTTGATATTTTCCATTTGTATGGATTTCGATTCGATATGTTATTTGTACCGATTAATTCGTTTTAaagaaaacgtataaaaatattgcccAAAGCCATacattcgattcttttttttttctttttgttcttttatttttatacatttcatGTTGTTTCAATAACTCATTCTAATTCCAATAAACGCGTTCAAcgtgaaagatttttttttataaagagaaaaaaaaaaagaaagagaaaaggaaggaccGACAATATCGAGAGATAGAGTTCCCGTTGAgacctataaaatataatcttatagAAAACGATTTCACGAGAGCGACGTCAACGACAATGAAGGACTAACGATTTTATCTAAGCGAGCGCCAATCATCGATGTTCCTCTTTCCACTCAGGGGAAGGTTCAAGGACTCATTTCGAGTGGTACTCTTATCGTTAAGGACTTCATTCTAATGGGATCGTTAATTGAGTTCTATGCAAAAAGAAAGGTTGGACCTTCGgtcctttccctttttacaatcgtttaatacatacatatgtatgtaggtacgtattaaatgtattacataaatatcgaAGTTAacaatacacatacatattttctatctaCGCAAATGCATTCATTTGGTTCGGTAGACCGCAGGCTCGCgaagaaaatacaattttgtCGACAGAACAAGcgtaagaaggaaaaaggaagagaaagacgaagaggagCAATAGGGATGAGAGAATAGGGGTATTTGCAACGGACTgaacgagagaaagggtggagaaagaagggagacacaacgagaaagagagagtaaatcCCTCGAGAGCGCAATCTCTGGCTCATCGTCCGCTGCTTTACAATAATAGAGCCTCTTCAACCCTTGCGTTATGCTTAAGCGTGCTACACTtttgttcttccttctttctccctcgctTCACAAACCACGCTAGTTACTCTACCTGTGGAAGATGCTTACAATTTTTGATGTTTCTACGTAGTCTCAGTATttcgtgtgtatataatatatatatatatatatatatatatatatatatatatacacatagttGCATTTGTATGTAAATGTACAATCAGCATAACAAAACTTCATTTGAAGcttttaagatattaaaagtaaaatgcGAATAAAAAGTGAGCGCTTATATCAATGCATCTAATAATAAAGTTCTCGTAGACTGCAATGGAAAAACTTTGTATCTCTTGGAAATTCAAAAGAGGGAATGAAGAAGTTGGCCATTGGAAAGCGAGTATCCTGCTATCGGGGAATAGAGGATTCAGGCGAGCGTCGAGGATTCAAGCAAGAATCTAGGTCAAGCCTTATCAGTGGTAGGCGGTAGAGTCCACCCTCTGAATAACGTGCTGCCACACCCCTTTTCCTCGAATCGCGCTTGTCGATTCGGTCCTCGATAAACCACGATTGAGAGCCTGCGGTGAACGATGTTGCCTTTAGCTAAACGATTTTCCGTCGATGTTCTTTTTATCCACTTTTGCATTCTATCCGACGTTTCATATCCGAAATTCCAATGAAACTATTTTACTTAGTTTCTTCCGTGATATCGTACGGTCTTTCTTAAGAacgaattcattttaattcctAAAAGATTAGCAACATTTTAAGATGATATCTTACGTGAAAACATTGGTAGCACTAACAAAGACATTAAGCTTCCTATTCTGAGAAGGATCAGGAATTCGATTGCTACATCGACCGTCGTACTTTCGTGTCTGAATGTAACGGTAATCAGATAATCTCATTTAAAGGAACACAGTTAGAGTTAGATTTCGACATTGTTCGCACGCACCCCCTACGAAGCGAATCCCCAAAGAGTCTGCGTGATCCGTTTATTCGTGATCCAGGATGTAAACTCGGCCATAATCAGATCGAGTCGAGTTCTGAGTCACGATATCGGCCTGGAAGGAGAAAGCAAAGATCGAGTTTGTGATCGACGAGCTATGTGTGCGGCTATGTAAGCCACgtgtggatatatatatatatacatatatatgtgcgtatgtatatgtttacatACGTAACGTACATTCACGTATagctacgtatgtatgtatagaaacCTATAAGATATACGAGGCCTACTCGAATGCACACGAATAGTAAACTCTCGTTGGGGTAGGACCGTGTGTGTCTCTTGGGCGTTGCTGATCATTTATCAGGGTGGATCGAGCCGTAGATCGGTGACTCCCTTGTGACGCTCACAAAAGTCGACAACCTCGACATTTAAGCCATTCGCACTTCTAATGCAAGATATATTGCACTACAATTCTCTATTATCGTGACACGGCCAATTTCTAACGCGTTACGTGCGAATTCGATGCGCGCACGCTAATTAATACCATCGATTCAATCACAaactctttcctttctctctcgccgAAGATaatctctgtttctttcgtGACAATCCAGACGTCATTCGCGAGAAGGTCGAGTCTCTCTGTTAAGTTGAATTTACATAGTGATACATAAATGTATGAGCGGTTATGAATCCAATAGACAAGATACGTTTTAATGGAAGAGAACGAAGTTACACTTTCTGCTAAGTACTTCGACTTTATCGctcgtttcgatcgattagCCATCGGACGATATTAGATCTgtataattttcctttaaattattatcgttcgataaattaatGGTTAAGAGCTGTGTTCTTGCCCTTCGAACTCCAAGTATTttactcttcctctcctcctcatccttctctccctctctctttctctctcttacccttCCATCCAATCCACCCATACCTTCATCAACGGATATCGTTATTATCTCCTATACCGTGCTACCTAGTAATTAACTCGTGAGCTATCCCAAAATTACAACGTTTTAGCCAATGGGGCAGAAACGGCTGACCATTGACAAAAcgaggaataaaaagatatagaaagccggagagaagaaataagagcGAAAGTACAATAGCTACTCTCTGTTTTCTGAATTAAAGTCGCACGCGATTCTACTATTCCTTGTTCGTATGAATCGAATAGTAGTAGGTAGTACTATAATAACGAGTGAGTACGTAGTACAACCAGGGAGAAGAGGTggagtaaaataaagaaagagagagagagagagagagagagagaaaaggggatgGTTGGTTGGTGAAGAGGTGGGGGTAGCGCGTCGGTCGATACCAGCGTCGCGACGCTAACTGTGAAAGGCGTATTACCCCACGGATGCGcgcgagatagagagagaaagagagggagaggatggaagggaaagggaaagggagaaagagaggagatagatagagagaaagagagagagagagagacggttTCCATGGAAACGCGAAAGGAGGTACTCCACCTCCTACGCAGGCAGGACCTTCGGCTTGTCTCAGGCAACGATaaggatttttctttcctcgggAGAGCAACGCCAACTGAAAGGATTGTTGGTTACAATGTACCAGGACGAATCGTCGAATTTGTACTTCTTTACGCATTCGCACCTTACCAACATAACCATCGCTTTTATCGTTTAtgttttttcgttcgaaaatatataagaatataaaacttGTCGATCCtcgaaatcgataaataaattaaatagcATTGACGCTGTTTCGTATATATGAGATAGCTTcgaaacaaatagaaagaggaaggaagtaCTATGTTTCCTCTCGACGAAAATGTCTTATCTTTGGCAAGTTTTCGCGACGCGAAATAAACTTCAGCCTCTCGACACTTTGATCATTGCCGCGGAAAAAGTAATTCGGCGAGGGAATTGAGAGTTGTCTCGATAAGTAATTTAGAGAGTAGGCAATAGGTGGTATATTAGAGAAATAAAGTTCCCGAAGAGCCGTCGCTAATAATCGATGGCTCTTttgctcttcctttttcttttatcatccATCTAGATATTCGAGCTTCTATCGATCCCTCGCGTTCACACCGAGGTAAACGATTTATCTCATCGATCCATTCGATGGACGATTCCAAGGATTGATtcgctattactactactattactactactactactactactactactactcttgACGCGCGTAGATAATCCCACGCGAACGAGTTTCGCAGTTCATTGATACCGTGCCGTTAAAGAGACTACTCGGCCCACGCCCAGAGACTCGGCTGGCCGGCGTCTCGTtcgaatctttctctctctctctctctctctctctctctctctctctctctctctatttctctttttcgtttctcttctcttttcttctcgtctcttCTGGCCTCGACTCCATGCTTCGTCTTGCTACGCCATGAcacgttcttcctttttccatgCCATTTTCAGCCGGTGGAGTGGCAGTTCGCCTGCCGCCGACAGTGACGGTTTTAAGAATCCTTCGCCCCGGGCTGAGCTCGTTGAACGCGCGAGCACGCGCACGCATCCATCTACATGTAGATGTATACTTACATAGACACCACACATTTATCTCGCGACACCGGAGGATATCGGTCACGTTGGAGAAGATTTTTGCGATTTCATGCTGTCAGCCAGTGTCGTACTTCGCGATATCTACCGTCGACGTCCCCCTGTCATGTTGGAACGCAACGCGCGTTCCTCTCGAATTAATCGCGGATATTCCCCTCGGTTAAGCCTAGACCGGATGGTGGGCacctcttttctcgtttcccaACCATCGAGAGACGCATCTCGATGTGatatttcctctctcccttcgTACAGTGAAACATTATCGAACATGGACGCTGCAAAGcgtaaaattttcatcgaaaacACGTTTATCGATcctaaagataataataccGTGTAACGCGTTTAATCGTCTCGCGTTTCagctttaatattattaattcctttcaatttaattagcTAAAACTCGACGTTTTTAAATCATAAGTCATACGAATGTTTCACCGAACGTTACTCAAAGTCCGGAA
This is a stretch of genomic DNA from Vespula vulgaris chromosome 2, iyVesVulg1.1, whole genome shotgun sequence. It encodes these proteins:
- the LOC127072771 gene encoding N-alpha-acetyltransferase 11, whose protein sequence is MSINIRCANTDDLLNIQHCNLQCLPENYQMKYYLYHALSWPQLSYVAEDEKGRIVGYVLAKMEEDCEDNPHGHITSLAVKRSHRRLGIAQKLMNQASRAMVECFGANYVSLHVRRSNRAALNLYISSLNFEISEVEPKYYADGEDAYAMKRDLKFFHLEKEEVFKDAYTDIHSGRCCDHS
- the LOC127072761 gene encoding breast cancer anti-estrogen resistance protein 1, translated to MLPQTPDIIPTTLNQQKCVKARALYDNIAEAPDELAFRKGDVLTVLEQNTAGLEGWWLCVLRGRQGICPGNRLRILAGQYDTGGCLIGSRADLNISEDGLQRHGKRRSWHVQPNRVVTPQKCGDVYLYDLPASRGSPAPPSRHDSPLNSNNEHLHNTGRYMTSARSSVDNGGDVTDCYDVPPRAIPVIPSPASSPSPAPSCYDIPRPPTSCTPNSNCSGGSGITPLDCYDVPRPLQPLTPSSSASSLTNDGSLSGSNRSSLAAPDYDVPRPRLPASSLPSRHNTPVPKTPTPPPPPMQTQQIYDVPINKELPLELDAALEGLQRLQSEASAAIARLLGFVSPGWRTPQRLDATLMDLRLAALRLRTSLHDLAEFAEGTLGNAAKAPDKGLATKLRPLVKALRDSDKLVQEAATELDTMEWDAGKLCRGGGDTPTPTNGPPPSLLPTVQPDPLDQLIACARALTEDVRQVASFIQGNSTLLFKRSSIISTGSSNNSGAGEDYDYVNLDSREIVAKQREELRASLPQELRSSYDLLVSEADNAAIQMPPTTPTPMDPNDKQLLAFYAAQVITHGAHLTHAIDAFLQTVEHNQPPKVFLAHGKFVVLSAHRLVHIGDTVHRNVTRNDVRTRVLQCANALNEALAQTVSKTKQAAQFFPSVTAVQEMVDSVVDVSHLAKDLKVAMIHAAQQP